One genomic segment of Streptomyces sp. RerS4 includes these proteins:
- a CDS encoding SHOCT domain-containing protein: MERSRHGRLGLVRNSLTTLIVWALIIAAAALVIRALRRDATDGRTALAPPTASAKGAETLLADRYARGEIDDEEYTRRLAVLRSHAPGTTSP; encoded by the coding sequence CTGGAACGGTCACGGCATGGGCGCCTGGGGCTGGTTCGCAATTCCCTCACGACACTGATCGTCTGGGCCCTGATCATCGCAGCGGCCGCCCTCGTAATTCGCGCCCTCAGACGAGACGCTACGGACGGACGAACGGCACTCGCCCCGCCTACTGCCTCCGCCAAGGGGGCCGAGACCCTTCTGGCGGACCGCTACGCCAGAGGCGAGATCGACGACGAGGAGTACACCCGGCGGCTCGCGGTACTCCGCAGCCACGCCCCCGGGACCACGTCCCCGTGA
- a CDS encoding response regulator transcription factor, whose protein sequence is MSEDSNTSAGAPIKVFLLDDHEVVRRGLRDLLDAEPDITVVGEAGTAEQALARGPALRPDVAVLDVRLPDSDGITVCRELRSRMPGLACLMLTSFDDEDALLDAIMAGASGYVLKQIKGSDLVSAVRTVATGQSMLDPATTARLMHSLRDPETAKAPEDARLAALSERERAVLELIGEGLTNRQIAKQLYLSEKTVKNHISRLLGKLGVERRVQAAVIAAQVREHGARTAK, encoded by the coding sequence ATGTCCGAGGATTCGAACACGTCCGCCGGGGCGCCTATCAAGGTGTTCCTCCTCGACGACCACGAGGTGGTCCGGCGCGGGCTGCGGGACCTCCTGGACGCAGAGCCGGACATCACGGTCGTAGGCGAAGCCGGAACGGCCGAGCAGGCGCTCGCCCGCGGGCCGGCGCTCCGTCCGGACGTCGCCGTACTCGACGTGCGGCTACCCGACAGTGACGGCATCACCGTCTGCCGCGAGCTGCGCTCACGCATGCCGGGCCTGGCCTGTTTGATGCTGACCTCGTTCGACGACGAGGACGCCCTCTTGGACGCGATCATGGCAGGGGCTTCCGGCTACGTCCTGAAGCAGATCAAGGGCTCCGATCTGGTCTCGGCCGTACGCACGGTCGCCACCGGACAGTCCATGCTGGACCCTGCGACCACCGCCCGCCTGATGCACTCCCTGCGCGACCCGGAAACGGCGAAGGCACCGGAGGACGCCCGCCTGGCGGCTCTGTCCGAACGGGAGCGTGCCGTCCTGGAGCTCATCGGCGAGGGCCTCACGAATCGACAGATCGCCAAGCAGCTCTACCTGTCCGAGAAGACGGTCAAGAACCACATCTCACGGCTCCTGGGCAAGCTCGGAGTGGAGCGGCGGGTCCAGGCGGCCGTGATCGCCGCCCAAGTGCGCGAGCACGGTGCCAGGACGGCGAAGTAG
- the sulP gene encoding sulfate permease, whose amino-acid sequence MPKHGRIAAIPPAFRGYRRNWLRGDVLAGITVAAYLVPQVMAYAGVAGLPPVVGLWAVLPAMVLYAASGTSRLLSVGPESTTALMTAVAVGPLAAGDPTRYAALAAALALVVGLLCLVAWAIRLGFLADLLSRPVLVGYLAGVAFIMIVDQLPRLTGTSGSGSGFFPQLFSFLRHIGDLHWPTTVMAAGCLLLLFTLPLLWRALPGPLVVLVLATAVVTVFALDEDQGIDIIGAVPTGLPGFVLPRLTDLTALVLPALGVLLVGYTDVVLTARAFARHDDPHPLDANRELLALGAANLGAGVLHGFPVSSSASRTALADSSGARTQVYSLVGAACVAGVLLFLGPVLAHTPSAALGAIVVYAALRLVEVSEFRRLAAFRRREFLLALGCGLGVLALGILYGVLLAVALSVAELLTRVARPHDAVEGIVPGLAGMHDVDDYPSARTIPGLLIYRYDSPLFFANAEDFRRRALASVAVQDEPVHWFVLNTEANVEVDITALDAVEALRSELTQRDIVFALARVKQDLRRPLDAYGMTAKIGPERIFPTLPTAVAAYRDWQRVMGHDPAL is encoded by the coding sequence ATGCCGAAGCACGGACGGATCGCTGCGATCCCGCCCGCCTTCCGTGGCTACCGGAGGAACTGGTTACGCGGCGACGTCCTGGCCGGGATCACGGTCGCCGCCTACCTGGTCCCCCAGGTCATGGCCTACGCGGGCGTGGCAGGTCTTCCCCCGGTCGTCGGCCTGTGGGCCGTCCTGCCGGCCATGGTCCTGTATGCCGCGAGCGGCACCTCGCGCCTGCTGTCCGTCGGACCGGAGTCGACCACCGCCCTCATGACCGCCGTGGCCGTCGGGCCGCTCGCAGCCGGCGACCCCACGCGCTACGCGGCGCTCGCCGCAGCCCTGGCCCTCGTCGTCGGCCTGCTCTGTTTGGTCGCGTGGGCCATCCGGCTCGGCTTCCTGGCCGACCTTCTCTCCAGGCCCGTGCTAGTCGGCTACCTGGCTGGAGTCGCCTTCATCATGATCGTGGATCAGCTGCCCCGCCTCACCGGGACCAGCGGCAGCGGATCGGGGTTCTTCCCCCAGCTCTTCTCGTTCCTCCGGCACATCGGCGACCTGCACTGGCCCACGACCGTAATGGCCGCGGGCTGCCTGCTCCTTCTGTTCACCCTGCCTCTGCTGTGGCGTGCTCTGCCCGGACCACTCGTTGTCCTCGTTCTCGCAACAGCGGTGGTGACGGTCTTCGCACTGGACGAGGACCAGGGAATCGACATCATCGGCGCGGTCCCGACCGGCTTGCCGGGTTTTGTTCTGCCCCGGCTGACTGACCTCACCGCCCTGGTGCTCCCGGCTCTCGGCGTTCTGCTCGTCGGCTACACCGACGTGGTCCTGACCGCACGCGCCTTCGCCCGGCACGACGACCCACACCCCCTGGACGCGAACCGCGAGCTGCTGGCCCTCGGCGCGGCGAACCTCGGCGCCGGAGTCCTGCACGGCTTCCCGGTCAGCAGCAGCGCCAGCCGCACCGCCCTCGCGGACTCCTCGGGAGCCCGTACCCAGGTGTACTCCCTCGTCGGCGCCGCCTGCGTGGCCGGCGTCCTCCTCTTCCTCGGCCCGGTGCTCGCCCACACCCCCTCCGCCGCCCTCGGCGCCATCGTCGTCTATGCCGCCCTGCGCCTCGTCGAGGTGAGCGAATTCCGCAGGCTGGCAGCCTTCCGACGCCGCGAGTTCCTGCTCGCCCTCGGCTGCGGACTCGGCGTCCTCGCCCTCGGCATCCTGTACGGCGTGCTCCTCGCCGTGGCGCTGTCCGTCGCCGAACTCCTCACGCGGGTCGCCCGACCCCACGACGCCGTCGAGGGAATCGTCCCGGGCCTGGCCGGCATGCACGACGTCGACGACTATCCGAGCGCGCGCACCATTCCCGGCCTCCTCATCTACCGCTACGACTCACCGTTGTTCTTCGCGAACGCCGAGGACTTCCGCCGCCGGGCGCTGGCCTCGGTGGCGGTCCAGGACGAACCTGTGCACTGGTTCGTCCTGAACACCGAGGCCAACGTCGAGGTCGACATCACCGCCCTCGACGCCGTCGAGGCCCTGCGCTCCGAACTTACCCAACGGGATATCGTGTTCGCGCTCGCCCGCGTCAAGCAGGACCTGCGCCGGCCCCTCGACGCCTACGGCATGACAGCGAAGATCGGCCCGGAGCGCATCTTCCCCACGCTCCCCACAGCCGTTGCCGCCTATCGGGACTGGCAACGCGTCATGGGCCACGATCCAGCCCTCTGA
- a CDS encoding SHOCT domain-containing protein: protein MAGSRPSTRPPGRCAMYWNGHGMGAWGWFAMSLTTLIVWTLIVAATVLVVRALRRDGADGRTTAAPYAASDRGAERLLAERFARGEIDDEEYSRRLAVLRSHAPGPTPL from the coding sequence ATGGCCGGCTCGCGGCCGTCGACCCGTCCACCTGGCAGGTGCGCGATGTACTGGAATGGCCATGGCATGGGGGCCTGGGGATGGTTCGCCATGTCCCTCACCACGCTGATCGTCTGGACCCTGATCGTCGCAGCGACCGTCCTCGTGGTCCGCGCTCTCAGGCGAGATGGTGCGGACGGGCGCACAACAGCCGCGCCGTACGCAGCCTCCGACAGGGGGGCCGAGAGGCTTCTCGCGGAACGATTCGCCAGAGGCGAGATCGACGACGAGGAGTACAGCCGGCGGCTTGCGGTGCTGCGAAGCCACGCCCCTGGGCCCACGCCCCTTTGA
- a CDS encoding pyridoxamine 5'-phosphate oxidase family protein encodes MEIHAAGTISSPAWPRRPERQTEELAAAEALELLGTVELGRIVFTRHALPVVRPVHHLLDAGDIIIRVHDGSTLTALLAAQEGPGVVVAYEADDIDPDEHLGWSVVATGYATAVTDQDEIERYAHLLRPWVEGTASGAVRIRPDVVTGFRLRERSP; translated from the coding sequence ATGGAGATCCATGCGGCCGGTACGATCAGCAGTCCGGCTTGGCCCCGCAGGCCGGAGCGGCAGACGGAGGAACTCGCCGCGGCTGAGGCGCTGGAACTGCTCGGCACCGTGGAACTGGGCCGCATCGTCTTCACCCGCCACGCGCTGCCCGTCGTCCGCCCGGTCCACCACCTCCTCGACGCCGGCGACATCATCATCCGCGTCCATGACGGCTCGACGCTGACGGCCCTGCTCGCGGCCCAGGAAGGCCCGGGAGTCGTCGTCGCCTACGAAGCCGACGACATCGATCCGGACGAACACCTCGGGTGGAGCGTGGTCGCCACCGGCTACGCCACCGCCGTCACCGATCAGGACGAGATCGAGCGCTACGCGCATCTCCTGCGACCTTGGGTCGAGGGCACGGCTTCAGGTGCCGTCCGGATCAGGCCCGACGTGGTCACCGGCTTCCGCCTGCGTGAGCGTAGCCCGTAG
- a CDS encoding class I SAM-dependent methyltransferase yields the protein MASAYIAVAEDSLASLPLDRSVLAAFAELVRRTGTGPVADLGCGPGYMTAHLRDLGLDVFGVDLSRALIEHARRVRPDLRFTIGSMTALEVADGALGGIVAWYSIIHAPPTEVPSYFTEFHRSLAPAGHLLLAFFASDGEPVAPFDHAVTTAYRWPIDDLARMATDAGFEEVARMRRRPLEGERFERGHLLLRKS from the coding sequence ATGGCCTCCGCGTACATCGCCGTCGCGGAGGACTCCCTCGCCTCCCTCCCGCTCGACCGGTCCGTCCTCGCGGCGTTCGCGGAACTCGTACGGCGTACCGGGACCGGCCCCGTGGCCGACCTGGGCTGCGGACCCGGTTACATGACGGCCCACCTGCGCGACCTCGGGCTCGACGTGTTCGGTGTCGACCTGTCGCGGGCCCTGATCGAGCACGCCCGCCGGGTCCGGCCGGACCTGCGGTTCACCATCGGCTCGATGACCGCGTTGGAGGTCGCCGACGGGGCACTCGGCGGAATCGTCGCGTGGTACTCGATCATTCACGCGCCACCGACCGAAGTCCCGTCGTATTTCACGGAGTTCCATCGCAGCCTGGCCCCGGCCGGCCACCTCCTCCTCGCCTTCTTCGCCTCGGACGGCGAGCCGGTCGCACCCTTCGACCACGCGGTCACCACCGCCTACCGGTGGCCGATCGACGACCTGGCACGGATGGCGACGGACGCCGGCTTCGAGGAGGTGGCCCGCATGCGGCGCCGCCCCCTGGAGGGCGAACGCTTCGAACGGGGACACCTCCTGCTGCGCAAGTCCTGA
- a CDS encoding CBS domain-containing protein: MPASRYTVSDVMTHTAVAIGREASYKEIVELMNQWKVSAVPVLEGEGRVVGVVSEADLLPKEEFRRADPALPEQLEEASKAGAVLAEELMSSPAITVHPDAPVAEAARIMARKHVKRLPVVNALGMLEGVVSRSDLLKVFLRPDEELEEEIRQTVLTELAPGVTLEFVVQDGVVALRGPLRDRALVPLLARAIRAVEGVVDVRMELESTITA, encoded by the coding sequence ATGCCCGCATCCCGCTACACCGTCAGTGACGTCATGACGCACACCGCCGTCGCCATCGGCCGCGAGGCGTCCTACAAGGAGATCGTCGAGCTGATGAACCAGTGGAAGGTCAGCGCGGTTCCCGTCCTGGAAGGCGAGGGACGGGTCGTCGGCGTGGTCTCCGAGGCGGACCTGTTGCCGAAGGAGGAGTTCCGGCGTGCGGACCCCGCGCTGCCCGAGCAGCTGGAGGAAGCGTCGAAGGCCGGAGCGGTTCTGGCCGAGGAGCTCATGTCGAGTCCGGCGATCACCGTGCACCCCGACGCGCCCGTCGCCGAAGCTGCAAGGATCATGGCGCGCAAGCACGTCAAACGCCTGCCCGTGGTGAACGCGCTCGGGATGTTGGAGGGTGTGGTCAGCCGCAGTGACCTCCTGAAGGTGTTCCTGAGGCCTGACGAGGAGCTCGAGGAGGAGATCCGCCAGACCGTGCTCACCGAACTGGCACCCGGTGTGACCTTGGAATTCGTCGTACAAGACGGCGTCGTCGCTCTTCGCGGCCCGCTGCGGGATCGGGCCTTGGTCCCCCTGCTCGCACGGGCGATCCGCGCGGTCGAGGGCGTCGTGGACGTCCGGATGGAGCTGGAAAGCACCATCACTGCCTAG
- a CDS encoding CBS domain-containing protein → MPAFRYTVSDVMTHTAVAIGREASYKEIVELMHQWKVSAVPVLEGEGRVVGVVSEADLLPKEEFRRTDPALPDQLDEASKAGAVPAEELMSSPAITVHPDAPVAEAARIMARRRVKRLPVVNDLGMLEGIVSRADLLKVFLRTDDELTAEISESVVKRLFPLSHESVKVTVSHGVASLTGQVGDSSRIPLAEPSGPDTARSSAPRHAV, encoded by the coding sequence ATGCCCGCATTCCGCTACACCGTCAGTGACGTCATGACACATACCGCCGTCGCGATCGGTCGCGAAGCGTCCTACAAGGAGATCGTCGAGCTGATGCACCAGTGGAAGGTCAGCGCGGTCCCCGTTCTGGAGGGCGAAGGCCGGGTCGTCGGCGTCGTGTCCGAGGCGGACCTGCTGCCGAAGGAGGAGTTCCGCCGTACGGATCCCGCGCTTCCCGACCAGCTGGACGAGGCGTCGAAGGCCGGCGCGGTGCCGGCCGAGGAGCTCATGTCGAGCCCGGCGATCACCGTGCACCCCGACGCTCCCGTCGCCGAAGCCGCCCGGATCATGGCCCGCAGGCGCGTCAAGCGCCTGCCCGTGGTGAACGACCTCGGCATGTTGGAGGGCATCGTCAGCCGCGCCGACCTCCTGAAGGTCTTCCTCCGCACCGACGACGAACTCACAGCCGAGATCAGCGAGAGCGTCGTCAAGCGCCTCTTCCCGCTCTCCCACGAGTCCGTCAAGGTCACCGTGTCCCACGGCGTCGCCAGCCTGACCGGCCAGGTCGGGGACAGCAGCCGGATCCCCCTGGCCGAACCGTCCGGACCAGACACGGCGCGATCGAGCGCGCCACGGCACGCGGTCTGA
- a CDS encoding pyridoxamine 5'-phosphate oxidase family protein has product MKSDPAGTITSSPSVSMPRRQMEELSADEALRLLGTVELGRIVFTRHALPAVRPVNHLLDAGDIIVQVQDGLTLAALLAAQGDAGVVVAYEADFIDQGERLGWSVVATGYATAVTAPSEIERYAHLLQPWVEGTASGAIRIRPDLITGFRLREGSP; this is encoded by the coding sequence ATGAAGAGCGACCCGGCCGGTACGATCACCAGCTCGCCTTCCGTCAGCATGCCGAGACGGCAGATGGAAGAGCTCAGCGCTGACGAGGCGCTGCGGCTGCTGGGCACCGTCGAACTGGGCCGGATCGTGTTCACCCGTCACGCGCTGCCCGCGGTGCGCCCCGTCAACCACCTTCTCGACGCCGGCGACATCATCGTCCAGGTCCAGGACGGCTTGACGCTGGCAGCCCTGCTCGCGGCCCAGGGGGATGCGGGCGTGGTCGTCGCGTACGAAGCCGACTTCATCGATCAAGGCGAACGCCTGGGGTGGAGCGTGGTAGCCACCGGCTACGCCACCGCCGTCACCGCCCCCAGCGAGATCGAGCGCTACGCGCACCTCCTGCAGCCTTGGGTCGAGGGCACCGCATCGGGCGCCATCCGGATCAGGCCCGACCTGATCACCGGCTTCCGGCTGCGTGAGGGCAGCCCGTAG
- a CDS encoding cyclic nucleotide-binding domain-containing protein codes for MSTPSPIRFAAAMPADCRSRLMELAREVNFAEGTRLFREGGHADRFWIVRSGTVALDVHVPGRRAAVIESLGAGELVGCSWLFKPPTWRLGAEAMTPVRAYEFDAAGVRTLMDADPRFGSALGQWVAQVLAHRLQAARVRLLDLYAPYGSGSFL; via the coding sequence ATGAGCACCCCCTCCCCCATCCGCTTCGCCGCGGCCATGCCTGCCGACTGCCGGTCCCGCCTGATGGAACTCGCCCGGGAGGTGAACTTCGCCGAAGGTACGCGTCTCTTCCGCGAGGGCGGTCACGCGGACCGCTTCTGGATCGTCCGGTCCGGCACCGTCGCCTTGGACGTCCACGTGCCCGGTCGGCGCGCGGCCGTCATCGAGAGCCTCGGCGCCGGCGAGCTGGTCGGCTGCTCCTGGTTGTTCAAGCCCCCCACCTGGCGGCTCGGCGCCGAGGCGATGACTCCCGTACGCGCGTACGAGTTCGACGCGGCGGGCGTTCGGACGCTGATGGACGCCGACCCCCGCTTCGGCTCGGCCCTCGGGCAGTGGGTCGCGCAGGTCCTCGCCCACCGGCTGCAGGCCGCCCGGGTCCGTCTGCTCGATCTCTACGCGCCCTACGGCAGCGGCAGCTTCCTCTGA
- a CDS encoding glycosyl hydrolase family 65 protein, protein MTSPWRWEYDAYDPKTERVVEALCTLANGRFATRGAAPEASADPVHYPGTYVAGCYNRLTSEVAGKRLDNEDMVNLPNWTRLRYRCLPDDGPPGDWLTPDAPGLRHYRVVLDLRAGTLTRRMEFRDENGRRLGVAHTRIVHLGDAHLAAQRTTFRAYGWSGHIEVESILDGDVINAGVERYRHLDGRHLTGHRSGVEPEGVAWLSCRTSSSLIGIGLAVRTTTRPLVSARSGCTPTTTVQAYALPLTPEHSATVVKTAALYTSLDRPPGDPLSLAVDRVKAAPAFPALLAAHRAAWEHLWSQAESRVPGEAGRILRLHHFHLLQTLSPHTAELDAGVPARGLHGEAYRGHVFWDELFVMPYLTLHFPEVARALLMYRHRRLPAARTAARRAGMWGAMFPWQSGSSGEEETQSLHLNPRSGRWLPDHSRLQRHVGSAIALNVWRYGSTTGDTGFMHGPGAELLLETARYWAAAAAYDVSYGRYRIRGVLGPDEYHDAYPDAALPGIDDNAYTNVTAAWVLARGLDLIDDLPATRREELRSSLGLDRGALDRWEDVSRRLYVPFHAGVISQFEGYGELAELDWEAYRARYSDIRRLDRILEAEGDTVNRYQASKQADALMLGYLFRPADLRDLFGRLGYRLDDAVWRATVAYYLRRTSHGSTLSSLVHGWVLARQGGEDAWRYCEEALLSDVTDIQGGTTGEGIHLGAMAGTLDLVERALTGLEAGGEGLRIDPVPLREIPRLSFTFCYRGRHGIRIRVLPGRLGIMVPEGPQGPLPLILPGERQVTVAPGEEHWFRSAPG, encoded by the coding sequence ATGACCTCCCCCTGGAGGTGGGAGTACGACGCCTACGACCCGAAGACGGAACGGGTGGTGGAAGCCCTGTGCACCCTGGCCAACGGCAGGTTCGCCACCCGCGGCGCCGCGCCGGAGGCGTCCGCCGACCCGGTCCACTACCCGGGGACGTACGTGGCGGGCTGCTACAACCGCCTCACATCGGAGGTGGCGGGGAAGCGACTCGACAACGAGGACATGGTCAACCTGCCGAACTGGACGCGGCTGCGCTACCGCTGCCTCCCGGACGACGGTCCACCGGGCGACTGGCTGACGCCGGACGCACCGGGGCTGCGGCACTACCGCGTCGTCCTCGACCTGCGCGCCGGGACACTCACCCGACGCATGGAGTTCCGCGACGAGAACGGCCGCCGCCTCGGCGTCGCGCACACCCGGATCGTCCACCTGGGCGACGCGCACCTGGCCGCGCAGCGCACCACGTTCCGCGCGTACGGGTGGAGCGGTCACATCGAGGTGGAGTCGATCCTCGACGGCGACGTGATCAACGCCGGCGTCGAGCGGTACCGGCATCTCGACGGACGTCACCTCACCGGTCACCGCTCCGGAGTCGAGCCGGAAGGCGTGGCGTGGCTGTCCTGCCGGACCTCCTCGTCGCTGATCGGCATCGGCCTCGCGGTCAGGACCACGACCCGGCCGCTCGTCTCCGCCCGGAGCGGCTGTACCCCCACCACCACGGTGCAGGCGTACGCACTGCCTCTCACCCCCGAGCACTCCGCCACCGTCGTGAAGACGGCCGCCCTGTACACCTCGCTGGACCGGCCGCCCGGTGACCCGCTGTCCCTCGCCGTCGACCGGGTCAAGGCGGCGCCCGCCTTCCCCGCCCTGCTCGCCGCCCACCGGGCCGCGTGGGAACACCTGTGGAGCCAGGCCGAGTCGCGTGTCCCCGGCGAGGCGGGCCGGATCCTGCGGCTGCACCACTTCCACCTCCTGCAAACCCTTTCCCCGCACACCGCGGAACTCGATGCCGGCGTGCCCGCGCGGGGGCTGCACGGGGAGGCGTACCGCGGTCACGTCTTCTGGGACGAACTCTTCGTCATGCCCTATCTGACCCTGCACTTCCCGGAGGTGGCGCGAGCCCTGCTCATGTACCGCCACCGGCGCCTGCCCGCCGCCCGGACCGCCGCGCGCCGCGCCGGGATGTGGGGTGCGATGTTCCCCTGGCAGAGCGGCAGTTCAGGGGAAGAGGAGACGCAGTCCCTGCACCTCAATCCCCGGTCGGGCCGCTGGCTGCCCGACCACTCGCGCCTCCAGCGCCACGTCGGATCGGCCATCGCCCTGAACGTCTGGCGCTACGGGAGCACCACCGGGGACACCGGCTTCATGCACGGCCCCGGGGCGGAACTGCTCCTGGAGACCGCCCGCTACTGGGCGGCGGCCGCCGCCTACGACGTGTCGTACGGGCGCTACCGGATCCGCGGCGTCCTGGGCCCGGACGAGTACCACGACGCCTACCCCGACGCGGCGCTGCCCGGCATCGACGACAACGCGTACACCAACGTGACCGCCGCGTGGGTCCTGGCGCGCGGCCTCGACCTGATCGACGACCTGCCGGCCACCCGACGCGAGGAGCTCCGCAGCAGCCTCGGCCTCGACCGCGGGGCGCTCGACCGGTGGGAGGACGTCTCCCGTCGCCTGTACGTGCCCTTCCACGCCGGCGTGATCAGCCAGTTCGAGGGTTACGGGGAGCTGGCCGAGCTGGACTGGGAGGCCTACCGCGCCCGTTACTCCGACATCCGCCGCCTCGACCGGATCCTGGAAGCCGAGGGCGACACGGTCAACCGCTACCAGGCGTCCAAGCAAGCCGACGCCCTCATGCTCGGCTACCTCTTTCGGCCCGCCGACCTGCGCGACCTGTTCGGTCGCCTCGGCTACCGCCTGGACGACGCCGTGTGGCGGGCGACCGTCGCGTACTACCTCCGGCGCACCAGCCACGGATCCACGCTCAGCAGCCTGGTCCACGGCTGGGTCCTCGCCCGCCAGGGCGGGGAGGACGCCTGGCGGTACTGCGAGGAGGCCCTGCTCAGCGACGTGACCGACATCCAGGGCGGGACCACGGGCGAGGGGATCCACCTCGGGGCGATGGCCGGCACCCTGGACCTCGTCGAACGCGCCCTCACAGGTCTGGAGGCGGGAGGCGAGGGCCTGCGTATCGACCCGGTGCCGCTTCGGGAGATCCCGCGCCTCTCGTTCACGTTCTGCTACCGCGGCCGGCACGGCATCCGCATCCGGGTCCTGCCGGGTCGCCTGGGCATCATGGTTCCCGAGGGGCCCCAAGGCCCTCTGCCGCTGATCCTGCCGGGAGAACGCCAGGTCACCGTGGCTCCGGGCGAGGAGCACTGGTTCCGTTCGGCCCCCGGCTGA
- a CDS encoding universal stress protein — MDRQDGAPRVVVGVDGSPSSQAALRWAVRYAGLVGGRVEAVAAWDVPGTASWSAPAVDTAFDEEEAERRLVEEVRAVLGEEGGSLVHERLVRGNATEVLVDAAEGADILVVGSRGRGGFRRALLGSVSQQVALHAPCPVTIVRPDVPVE; from the coding sequence ATGGACAGGCAGGATGGGGCTCCACGGGTCGTGGTGGGCGTCGACGGCTCGCCCTCTTCCCAGGCCGCGCTGCGCTGGGCGGTCCGGTACGCGGGCCTCGTGGGCGGGAGAGTGGAGGCGGTCGCGGCGTGGGACGTACCCGGCACGGCGTCGTGGTCGGCCCCGGCGGTGGATACCGCATTCGACGAGGAAGAAGCGGAGCGGCGTCTGGTCGAGGAGGTCCGTGCGGTCCTCGGCGAGGAGGGCGGCTCCCTGGTCCACGAACGCCTGGTGCGTGGCAATGCCACCGAGGTCCTGGTGGACGCGGCCGAGGGCGCCGACATCCTGGTCGTGGGCAGTCGCGGCCGCGGCGGCTTCCGCAGGGCCCTGCTCGGTTCGGTGAGCCAGCAGGTGGCGCTCCATGCTCCCTGCCCGGTGACGATCGTCCGGCCGGACGTGCCTGTCGAGTGA
- a CDS encoding oxygenase MpaB family protein, whose amino-acid sequence MNGSPNEGADPGLYGPRSVTWQCHGDPVMWIAGVRALHLQALHPRAVRGVVRNSDFTQDPWGRLLRTADFVGTLTYGTTEAAERAGERVRAIHRRLSAEDPDTGERFSVDDPELLLWVHCAQIDSFLHVLRRSGVPLTPDQADRYVDENRVNARVVGLDPAGVPADTRQLARYFEQVRPHLAAGADARAVDDFLRAPPVHPLLVPGRNLLWRPLAALAYDTLPDWAHRLYGRPAPPPPAVTRRLRLTGRVLRSIPAGLRWQLPPGHILKAIRRLGPGSRPSTYTLRTSAAILDRPGRARHDDGGGFKTWRSPD is encoded by the coding sequence ATGAACGGATCCCCGAACGAGGGCGCGGACCCCGGGCTCTACGGCCCGAGGTCGGTCACCTGGCAGTGCCACGGCGACCCGGTCATGTGGATCGCCGGCGTCCGCGCGCTCCACCTCCAGGCCCTGCACCCGCGCGCCGTGCGCGGCGTCGTCCGGAACTCCGACTTCACACAGGACCCCTGGGGCCGGCTCCTGCGCACCGCCGACTTCGTCGGCACCCTCACCTACGGCACCACCGAGGCCGCCGAACGCGCCGGCGAGCGGGTCCGCGCGATCCACCGGCGACTTTCCGCCGAGGACCCGGACACTGGCGAGCGCTTCTCCGTGGACGACCCGGAGCTCCTCCTGTGGGTGCACTGCGCGCAGATCGACAGCTTCCTGCACGTCCTGCGCCGCTCCGGCGTCCCGCTCACCCCGGATCAGGCCGACCGCTACGTGGACGAGAACCGCGTCAACGCCCGCGTCGTCGGCCTCGACCCGGCCGGCGTGCCCGCCGACACCCGGCAGCTGGCCCGCTACTTCGAGCAGGTCCGACCCCACCTCGCCGCCGGGGCCGACGCCCGCGCCGTGGACGACTTCCTGCGCGCCCCGCCCGTCCACCCCCTCCTCGTCCCTGGCCGAAACCTGCTGTGGCGTCCCCTGGCCGCACTCGCCTACGACACCCTCCCCGACTGGGCGCACCGCCTCTACGGGCGCCCCGCCCCGCCCCCGCCGGCCGTCACCCGGCGGCTACGCCTCACCGGTCGCGTGCTGCGCAGCATTCCCGCAGGTCTACGCTGGCAACTGCCTCCAGGTCACATCTTGAAGGCGATACGTCGCCTGGGCCCCGGGAGTCGCCCCTCGACGTACACACTGCGTACATCAGCGGCCATACTGGACCGCCCGGGGAGGGCGCGGCACGACGACGGGGGCGGCTTCAAGACATGGCGGAGTCCAGACTGA